In one window of Xiphophorus hellerii strain 12219 chromosome 23, Xiphophorus_hellerii-4.1, whole genome shotgun sequence DNA:
- the ankhd1 gene encoding ankyrin repeat and KH domain-containing protein 1 isoform X3, producing MQDAVAGTAMLTDGFEDEIDSVTPRSPVAGMGVGATPGGVGLGGIGIGVGGKKVRLYGEPGGPAAERLDFKLAAAAVLSSGPGSGSDEDEVSEVESFILDQEDLDNPIMKTASELLLSSATDGVDLRTVDPETQARLEALLEAAGIGKLSTADGKAFADPEVLRRLTSSVSCALDEAAAALTRMRAENTLNAGQADNRSLAEACSDGDVNAVRKLLDEGRSVNEHTEEGESLLCLACSAGYYELAQVLLAMHANVEDRGIKGDITPLMAAASGGYVDIVKLLLVHGADVNAQSSTGNTALTYACAGGFVDVVKVLLKEGANIEDHNENGHTPLMEAASAGHVEVARILLEYGAGINTHSNEFKESALTLACYKGHLDMVRFLLEAGADQEHKTDEMHTALMEACMDGHVEVARLLLDSGAQVNMPADSFESPLTLAACGGHVELAALLIERGANLEEVNDEGYTPLMEAAREGHEEMVALLLAQGANINAQTEETQETALTLACCGGFLEVADFLIKAGADIELGCSTPLMEAAQEGHLELVKYLLAAGANVHATTATGDTALTYACENGHTDVADVLLQAGANLEHESEGGRTPLMKAARAGHLCTVQFLISKGANVNRATANNDHTVVSLACAGGHLAVVELLLAHGADPTHRLKDGSTMLIEAAKGGHTNVVSYLLDYPNNILSVPAPDLSQLTPPSQDASQVPRVPFQALAMVVPPQEPDRAPSSIATPPPVSSKAVSKQRQAALQPGVPSAVSRGPEAEALPPFHLCPPLECIVEETEGKLNELGQRISAIEKAQLQSLELIQGEPLTKDKIEELKKSREEQVQKKKKILKELQKVERQLQLKTQQQFTKEYMEAKGLKEDQEAGQNQGPGPGPGGMATAPGPLPTPTGGQLPIGSDTDEEANKEREQEQLPGEEGEEDEEDDDDDEGSEDDADGEEDDYPKLPQVGTILYRDGPQLPQQPPLPPSPQTQPQPPPPPLQAAFVPIQPLPDYNPADYPGSTSPELQRVLVGQQMLGQQMLGQQPQSQGQQLAGLGPGMIPQPALDGLMVATPAQTLTDTLDDIMAAVSSRVPMLTTTTSPTPLSQPPTQTNPNIASPPSVLPLYPSVDIDAHTESNHDTALTLACAGGHEELVSVLIARQANIEHRDKKGFTPLILAATAGHVGVVEVLLDKGGDIEAQSERTKDTPLSLACSGGRQEVVELLLLRGANKEHRNVSDYTPLSLAASGGYVNIIKILLNAGAEINSRTGSKLGISPLMLAAMNGHVPAVKLLLDMGSDINAQIETNRNTALTLACFQGRAEVVSLLLDRKANVEHRAKTGLTPLMEAASGGYAEVGRVLLDKGADVNAPPVPSSRDTALTIAADKGHYKFCELLINRGAHIDVRNKKGNTPLWLAANGGHFDVVQLLVHASADVDAADNRKITPLMAAFRKGHVKVVQYLVKEVNQFPSDIECMRYIATIADKELLKKCHQCMETIVKAKDQQAAEANKNASILLKELDLEKSREESKKQALAAKREKRKEKRKKKKEEQKRKQEEEEGQKTKEESSEMQEQKEDSAEEKEVPIEPPSATTTTTIGISATSTTFTTAFGKKRASVATTPNTNRKNKKNKTKDSAPNEPIILQDPQVALAQHKADKNKIHGEPRGGGGGVTGGNSDSDPLDSTDCASESSSSGGKSQELNYLPDLTSSASSSSSSSSSSSSSSVPSSGATQSQTLMPGPEKRHCPQPPTDPKVDNKVTVSISKPMQKAPDTSDSSSNSLPSPFKTMALPVTSPNSKLSLTSPKRGQKREEGWKEVVRRSKKLSVPASVVSRIMGRGGCNITAIQDVTGAHIDVDKQKDKNGERMITIRGGTESTRYAVQLINSLIQDPAKELEDLIPRNHIRAPGSKAASASFPNTTGTTSGSATGPKPLSSLVASSGVSFQPTSSTSSPSSQPGGKIGKGLPSNVRQPFPVSLPLAYAHPQLALLAAQTMHQIRHPRLPMAQFGGTFSPAASTWGPFPVRPVSPGSANGSPKHNGGANNTQAKPSSTHGEHNSTASSGTAVTTTNTMTTSVPNTSASSPHTPNPAPYNLQPSIPTPSSVRKQLFAPDPKPAGVTPVSNSAATSVSNAVRGTGSPAHPTSTTTTANAPQQQVGPISQPPIQPTKTEAAPVAPAGKDKPSAPDCQPASVSESFTSPALALGTKPEPRPPASSGPSTEAHPPLHNSQPGSGLPPGTSPAHSHNVAHPNNTVPHFSASAPRVSHRMQPPGPYYHPEQQQQSVFVPFSAQQELPKQSQSQTSQPTNLPPQPQTQGQAPGSLQVSANLGMINGSQHIASAGKPQQISANFGPAGLFNFSTIFDNNNQQVGNNQVWGACHLPARSPPEQSYSAPPAYMNISQMENMMPPPPPESSKAPGYRSASQRMVNSPIALTSYATSISGSPVYLHGHTGVGTPSFSRQHFSPHPWSASTSGESPVPPPPTVSSSALSTSAVASPPQPKPGSSSQQDRKVPPPIGTERLARIRQTGSVNPPLLTTSYTASVGQGGIWSFGVGNASAMSGWSQPLMGSHMMHPQLQAEQSAFSQHQPMEQDDTGIANPANSYHQPQHLPNSYMDFQKGMPVSMYGGTMLTPHPPMAEGPGGPMYNGLHAGDPAWNPIIKVVPNNADSSDPQQQVWPGTWAPHVGNVHLNHVN from the exons GCATCGGTAAACTGTCCACTGCCGATGGTAAAGCTTTTGCAGACCCCGAGGTGCTACGGCGACTAACATCGTCCGTGAGCTGTGCGCTGGATGAGGCAGCCGCTGCCCTGACCCGAATGAGAGCTGAAAACACACTCAACGCCGGCCAAGCCGACAA CCGTAGTTTAGCAGAAGCGTGTTCTGATGGGGACGTCAACGCTGTGCGAAAGTTGTTGGACGAAGGACGAAGCGTCAATGAGCACACGGAAGAGGGGGAGAGCCTCCTGTGCCTCGCCTGCTCGGCTGGCTACTATGAACTCGCGCAG GTCTTATTGGCAATGCACGCCAACGTAGAGGACCGGGGCATCAAGGGGGACATAACACCTTTAATGGCTGCTGCCAGTGGAGGTTACGTGGACATCGTCAAACTGCTTTTGGTCCACGGGGCAGATGTGAATGCTCAGTCCTCCACAG GCAACACAGCTTTGACGTACGCGTGCGCCGGTGGCTTCGTGGATGTGGTGAAGGTGCTGCTGAAAGAGGGTGCGAACATCGAGGACCACAACGAGAACGGACACACACCTCTCATGGAGGCAGCCAGCGCGGGCCACGTGGAGGTGGCCAGGATACTCCTGGAGTATGGCGCCGGCATCAACACACACTCCAACGAGTTCAAGGAGAGCGCTCTCACACTCGCCTGCTACAAAG gtCATCTGGATATGGTTCGCTTTCTTTTGGAGGCTGGAGCAGACCAGGAGCATAAAACAGACGAGATGCACACGGCGCTCATGGAGGCTTGCATG GACGGCCATGTGGAGGTGGCGCGGCTGCTGTTGGACAGCGGTGCGCAGGTCAACATGCCAGCTGACTCCTTCGAGTCACCTCTCACCCTCGCGGCCTGTGGAGGACACGTGGAGCTCGCAGCGCTGCTCATAGAACGAGGCGCCAATCTGGAGGAG GTTAATGATGAGGGCTACACTCCCCTGATGGAGGCAGCAAGAGAAGGCCATGAGGAGATGGTAGCACTGCTGCTGGCTCAAG GTGCTAACATCAATGCCCAGACGGAGGAGACCCAGGAGACAGCACTGACTCTAGCCTGCTGTGGAGGCTTTCTGGAAGTAGCCGACTTCCTTATCAAAGCAGGAGCCGACATTGAGCTGGGCTGCTCCACTCCTCTAATGGAGGCTGCACAGGAGGGCCATCTGGAGCTGGTGAAATACCTACTGGCTGCCG GAGCGAACGTTCACGCCACCACAGCAACAGGAGACACGGCATTGACGTATGCGTGTGAGAATGGACACACTGATGTGGCAGATGTGTTGCTTCAGGCTGGAGCCAATTTG GAACACGAGTCTGAAGGAGGGCGGACACCTCTGATGAAGGCAGCAAGGGCAGGACATCTGTGCACAGTGCAGTTTCTTATCAGCAAAG GTGCTAATGTGAACAGAGCTACTGCCAACAACGATCACACCGTGGTGTCCCTGGCCTGTGCTGGGGGGCATCTGGCTGTGGTGGAGTTGCTGCTGGCGCACGGAGCCGATCCCACACACAGGCTCAAA GATGGCTCAACCATGTTGATAGAAGCTGCTAAAGGTGGCCACACTAACGTGGTGTCCTACCTGTTGGACTACCCCAACAACATTCTGTCTGTCCCAGCCCCGGATCTCTCCCAACTCACGCCCCCATCACAAGATGCTTCTCAG gTTCCTCGTGTCCCATTCCAAGCTCTCGCTATGGTCGTGCCCCCTCAAGAACCCGACAGAGCCCCATCAAGCATTGCTACGCCCCCACCCGTCTCAAGCAAAG cgGTGTCCAAACAGAGACAAGCAGCCCTTCAGCCCGGTGTCCCCAGTGCAGTCAGTCGTGGTCCTGAAGCAGAAGCTTTGCCGCCTTTCCACTTGTGTCCGCCGTTGGAATGCATAGTGGAGGAAACGGAGGGAAAGCTGAACGAACTGGGCCAGAGAATAAGCGCCATCGAGAAAGCTCAGCTCCAGTCGCTGGAGCTCATTCAGGGCGAGCCGCTCACCAAAGACAAGATTGAGgagctgaagaaaagcagagaagaaCAG gtgcagaagaagaagaaaatcttgAAGGAGCTTCAGAAGGTGGAACGCCAGCTGCAGctaaaaacacagcaacagtTCACCAAAGAGTACATGGAGGCAAAGGGCTTAAAAGAAGATCAGGAGGCAGGACAGAATCAGGGTCCGGGCCCGGGGCCCGGGGGTATGGCTACTGCTCCGGGGCCCCTTCCTACCCCAACAGGTGGTCAGCTACCGATTGGCTCAGACACAGACGAGGAGGCCAACAAAGAGAGGGAACAGGAGCAGCTGCCAGGGGAGGAGGGGGAAGAG GATGAGGAGGACGATGATGACGATGAGGGCTCGGAGGACGACGCAGATGGAGAAGAGGATGACTACCCTAAACTCCCTCAGGTTGGCACAATCCTGTACAGGGATGGGCCTCAGCTGCCACAgcagccgcctcttcctccCTCGCCCCAGACCCAACCCCAGCCGCCGCCTCCGCCCCTCCAGGCCGCCTTCGTCCCCATCCAGCCGCTGCCAGACTACAACCCCGCCGACTACCCTGGAAGCACGAGCCCAGAGCTGCAGAGGGTGCTGGTGGGGCAGCAGATGTTGGGCCAGCAGATGCTGGGGCAGCAACCTCAAAGTCAGGGTCAACAGCTGGCCGGTTTGGGGCCGGGAATGATACCTCAACCAGCCCTAGACGGGCTCATGGTGGCTACACCTGCACAGACGCTCACAGACACACTGGATGACATCATGGCAG CTGTGAGCAGCCGCGTGCCCATGCTAACCACTACAACGTCACCCACGCCCCTGTCCCAGCCGCCCACGCAGACGAACCCAAACATCGCTTCTCCCCCTTCCGTCTTGCCCCTCTACCCTTCGGTTGACATTGACGCACAC ACGGAGAGCAACCATGATACAGCGCTAACGCTGGCGTGTGCAGGAGGACATGAGGAGCTCGTGTCAGTCCTGATTGCACGACAAGCCAACATTGAGCACCGAGATAAAAAAG GTTTTACTCCTTTGATTCTGGCTGCCACTGCTGGCCATGTCGGAGTGGTCGAGGTACTCCTGGACAAAGGTGGAGACATTGAGGCTCAGTCAGAGAGAACCAAAGACACACCCCTCTCCTTGGCATGTTCAGGAGGCCGACAGGAG GTTGTGgagttgctgctgctgcggggAGCCAACAAGGAACACCGCAACGTTTCCGACTACACACCTCTTAGCTTGGCTGCTTCAGGGGGTTACGTCAACATCATCAAGATTCTCCTCAACGCTGGCGCTGAGATCAACTCCAG GACTGGCAGTAAGCTGGGGATCTCTCCTTTGATGCTGGCAGCGATGAACGGCCACGTTCCGGCAGTGAAGCTCTTGTTGGATATGGGCTCGGACATCAACGCCCAGATCGAGACCAACAGAAACACCGCTCTGACCTTGGCCTGCTTCCAGGGGCGAGCAGAGGTCGTCAGTCTGCTGCTAGATCGCAAGGCCAACGTAGAGCACCGCGCTAAG ACTGGTCTCACTCCATTGATGGAGGCAGCCTCTGGGGGTTATGCCGAGGTGGGCCGAGTTCTACTGGATAAAGGTGCTGATGTCAACGCTCCTCCCGTTCCTTCCTCCCGAGACACCGCCCTCACCATCGCTGCCGACAAGGGCCACTACAAATTCTGTGAGCTGCTCATTAACAG GGGGGCTCATATTGATGTACGAAACAAGAAAGGGAACACTCCCCTTTGGCTGGCAGCGAACGGTGGTCACTTTGATGTGGTTCAACTCCTTGTGCATGCAAGTGCCGACGTGGATGCTGCAGACAACCGTAAAATCACACCACTCATGGCTGCTTTTCGCAAG GGTCATGTGAAGGTGGTGCAATATCTTGTGAAGGAAGTCAACCAGTTTCCATCAGACATCGAGTGCATGAGATACATTGCCACCATCGCTGACAAG gagctgttgaagaagtGTCACCAGTGCATGGAGACCATTGTCAAAGCAAAGGACCAGCAGGCAGCAGAGGCCAACAAGAACGCTAGCATCCTCCTAAAGGAGTTGGACTTGGAGAAG TCTCGGGAGGAGAGCAAGAAGCAGGCGCTGGCTGCCaagagggagaagaggaaggagaagcgcaagaagaagaaggaggagcaaaagaggaagcaggaggaagaggaagggcAGAAAACCAAGGAGGAGTCCTCTGAGATGCAGGAGCAGAAAGAGGATTCAGCCGAAG AAAAAGAGGTTCCCATTGAGCCTCCGAGTGcgaccaccaccaccaccatcggTATATCTGCCACCTCCACCACTTTCACTACAGCGTTCGGTAAGAAGCGAGCAAGTGTGGCCACTACCCCAAACACCAATCggaagaacaaaaagaacaagACCAAGGATTCAGCACCTAATGAACCAATCATATTGCAAGATCCACAG GTTGCACTTGCACAGCACAAGGCTGACAAGAACAAGATCCACGGTGAGCCACGGGGTGGGGGCGGGGGAGTGACTGGTGGCAACAGCGATTCAGACCCCCTGGACAGCACCGACTGCGCCAGtgagagcagcagcagtgggGGGAAGAGTCAGGAGCTCAACTACCTCCCTGACCTCACCTCATCcgcgtcctcctcctcctcttcttcctcctcttcttcctcctcctcagtcCCCTCCTCAGGAGCAACCCAATCCCAGACTCTCATGCccggcccagagaagagacattGTCCTCAGCCACCAACAGATCCCAAAGTGGACAATAAGGTCACAGTCTCTATCTCAAAGCCAATGCAAAA AGCTCCAGATACAAGCGACTCCTCCTCCAACTCCCTGCCTTCCCCGTTCAAGACCATGGCTCTTCCGGTGACCTCCCCCAACAGTAAACTCAGCCTCACGAGTCCGAAGAGAGGCCAGAAAAGAGAAGAAGGCTGGAAAGAGGTGGTCAGAAG ATCAAAGAAGCTCTCTGTACCAGCCTCAGTTGTGTCCCGGATCATGGGTCGGGGAGGCTGCAACATCACAGCCATCCAGGACGTGACTGGCGCTCACATAGATGTGGACAAACAGAAGGACAAAAACGGAGAGAGAATGATCACAATCAG AGGAGGCACGGAGTCAACGCGGTATGCAGTCCAGTTGATCAACTCTCTGATCCAGGACCCTGCCAAGGAGCTCGAGGATTTGATCCCCCGGAATCACATCAGAGCTCCGGGCTCCAAGGCGGCCTCGGCCTCTTTCCCCAATACCACGGGGACCACCAGTGGCTCAGCTACAGGCCCAAAGCCTCTCAGCTCATTGGTCGCCTCTTCAGGGGTCTCGTTCCAACCCACGTCATCCACATCTTCGCCCTCCTCTCAGCCCGGGGGGAAAATCGGGAAGGGGCTTCCCTCGAATGTCCGGCAGCCATTCCCGGTGTCTCTGCCCCTGGCGTACGCTCACCCTCAACTGGCCTTACTGGCTGCTCAGACCATGCACCAGATCAGACACCCTCGTCTGCCCATGGCGCAGTTCGGGGGCACCTTCTCTCCAGCGGCCAGCACCTGGGGACCCTTCCCCGTGCGTCCTGTGAGTCCTGGCAGCGCTAACGGCTCACCGAAACACAACGGAGGAGCCAACAACACTCAAGCTAAGCCTAGCTCCACCCACGGCGAGCACAACAGCACCGCCAGCTCAGGAACTGCTGTCACGACAACCAACACCATGACCACCAGCGTGCCCAACACGTCCGCATCCTCACCCCACACCCCGAATCCGGCTCCTTACAACCTCCAACCGAGCATCCCTACCCCGTCATCAGTCAGGAAGCAGCTGTTTGCTCCCGACCCCAAACCGGCAGGTGTTACGCCTGTGTCTAACTCAGCTGCCACTAGCGTCAGCAATGCCGTAAGAGGAACGGGTTCTCCTGCACATCCCACGTCCACTACAACAACAGCGAACGCTCCCCAGCAGCAGGTGGGACCCATCTCCCAGCCTCCGATCCAGCCAACTAAAACGGAGGCCGCTCCTGTCGCCCCAGCCGGAAAGGACAAGCCGTCTGCACCCGACTGTCAGCCTGCGTCCGTCAGCGAGAGCTTCACTTCCCCTGCTCTAGCTTTAGGTACCAAGCCAGAACCTCGACCTCCTGCTTCCTCTGGACCATCCACAGAGGCTCATCCCCCGCTCCACAACTCGCAGCCCGGCTCCGGCCTTCCCCCAGGAACATCTCCGGCTCACTCACACAATGTTGCACATCCAAACAACACCGTTCCCCACTTCTCAGCTTCCGCTCCCAGAGTCTCCCATCGTATGCAGCCACCGGGGCCTTACTACCatcctgagcagcagcagcagtctgtgTTTGTACCCTTCAGCGCTCAGCAGGAACTACCAAAACAATCCCAAAGCCAGACGTCTCAGCCTACAAACCTTCCCCCTCAACCCCAAACCCAAGGCCAAGCGCCGGGCTCCCTTCAGGTCTCTGCTAATTTGGGGATGATAAACGGATCCCAGCACATCGCCAGCGCAGGCAAGCCACAGCAGATATCTGCCAACTTCGGTCCTGCAGGTCTCTTCAATTTCAGCACCATCTTCGATAACAACAACCAG CAGGTGGGAAACAACCAGGTGTGGGGTGCATGCCACCTGCCTGCCCGGTCACCTCCAGAGCAGTCGTATTCAGCCCCGCCAGCCTACATGAACATCAGTCAGATGGAGAATATGATGCCCCCGCCGCCTCCAGAGAGCTCCAAAGCCCCTGGCTACCGGTCAGCCTCTCAGAGGATGGTCAACAGCCCAATCG CATTGACCAGCTATGCCACCAGTATCTCTGGCAGCCCAGTGTATCTGCATGGTCACACAGGGGTTGGCACGCCCTCGTTCAGCCGACAGCACTTTTCCCCTCACCCATGGAGTGCATCTACATCAG GTGAATCCCCGGTCCCACCTCCTCCCACAGTGTCCTCGTCTGCCCTGTCCACCTCAGCCGTGGCTTCTCCTCCCCAGCCTAAACCAGGCAGTTCCTCGCAGCAGGACAGGAAGGTCCCCCCTCCGATCGGCACAGAGCGGCTGGCCAGGATCCGGCAGACCGGTTCCGTCAACCCACCTCTACTCACCACCAGCTACACGGCTTCTGTTGGACAGGGTGGCATTTGGTCGTTTGGAGTTGGGAACGCCTCGG CCATGTCTGGTTGGTCCCAGCCTCTGATGGGCAGCCACATGATGCACCCTCAGCTGCAGGCAGAGCAGTCGGCCTTCTCCCAGCACCAGCCCATGGAGCAGGATGACACGGGCATTGCTAACCCGGCTAACAGCTACCACCAGCCTCAGCATTTGCCCAACAGTTACATGGACTTCCAAAAG GGGATGCCTGTGTCAATGTACGGAGGAACCATGCTGACCCCCCACCCGCCCATGGCAGAAGGCCCGGGGGGTCCAATGTACAATGGTTTGCACGCAGGTGACCCCGCATGGAATCCCATCATAAAAGTGGTCCCCAACAATGCAGACAGCTCTGACCCACAGCAGCAG gttTGGCCTGGTACCTGGGCCCCTCATGTGGGCAATGTGCACCTGAACCACGTCAACTAG